One region of Zingiber officinale cultivar Zhangliang chromosome 7B, Zo_v1.1, whole genome shotgun sequence genomic DNA includes:
- the LOC122005106 gene encoding cation transporter HKT2-like, giving the protein MATFSTETHADGLIISRTYSFARLGRYLNALLLFLYRLSAFHITPFLLHLCYFLSLTFLGSLLLALLKPSDPAFSPRYLDMLFMSASAITVSCLGVVEMERFSSAQVVVLMLLMFLGGDVFVSLLALLLRKAKQKANSSRSVEIEAGRIPNDDDDAVVDRSEAGMNINPSVADVESTTTYTCLLIYVISGYIATFHVLGTASLLAYFAGVSRARGVLKTKGINLFLFCLCTTVSSFANGGFVPTSENMVVFNRDPVVLLLMTILALVGNTLFPLFLRSAIWASSKLTRRAEFGSMLKSSGNEARLRPLLPKSQTSMQSLTAVGLLMAVVVLFCAMDWNGAVFDGLNSFQKLSSAWFIVVNSRHAGENSVDCSLISPAVLVFLTVMMYLPSSASFTSPREDDSNPEGKNSWLQSLIFPQLSWIFISVVAVCITERRKMSGDSLNFSTLNIVFEVTSGYGNVGLSTGYSCSRLQKLNPGASCEDKPYSLSGWFSDEGKLILILVMLYGRLKKFSAGCGKSWKLY; this is encoded by the exons ATGGCTACCTTCTCCACGGAGACCCACGCCGACGGATTAATCATCAGCCGCACCTACAGCTTCGCCCGCCTCGGTCGCTACCTCAacgctctcctcctcttcctctaccGCCTCTCTGCCTTCCACATCACTCCCTTCCTCCTCCACCTCTGCTATTTCCTCTCTCTCACCTTTCTCGGCTCCCTCCTCCTCGCCCTCCTCAAGCCCAGCGACCCCGCCTTCTCCCCTCGCTACCTTGACATGCTCTTCATGTCCGCCTCCGCCATCACCGTGTCCTGCCTTGGCGTCGTCGAGATGGAGAGATTCTCCAGCGCACAGGTCGTCGTTCTCATGCTTCTTATGTTCCTCGGTGGCGATGTCTTCGTCTCCCTCCTCGCCCTCCTCCTTAGAAAAGCCAAGCAGAAGGCGAACTCATCGAGGAGCGTTGAGATCGAGGCCGGCCGCATCCCCAACGACGACGACGACGCCGTCGTCGATCGCTCCGAGGCAGGGATGAACATCAACCCCTCAGTCGCGGATGTTGAATCGACGACGACCTATACGTGCTTGCTAATTTACGTAATCTCCGGCTACATTGCGACTTTTCACGTGCTCGGCACGGCGTCGCTGTTGGCCTACTTCGCCGGCGTTTCGAGGGCACGAGGCGTCTTAAAGACGAAGGGTATCAATCTCTTCCTATTTTGCCTGTGCACGACTGTTTCATCCTTCGCCAACGGGGGTTTTGTCCCTACAAGCGAGAACATGGTGGTGTTCAACCGGGACCCTGTGGTGCTGCTGCTGATGACGATCCTGGCACTCGTCGGCAACACTCTATTTCCGCTGTTCTTAAGGTCGGCGATCTGGGCCTCCAGCAAACTCACTAGGAGAGCAGAGTTCGGCAGCATGTTAAAGAGCTCGGGAAATGAAGCTCGACTCAGGCCTCTTCTCCCGAAGTCGCAGACTTCGATGCAGTCTCTGACCGCTGTCGGGCTGCTGATGGCCGTGGTGGTTCTGTTCTGCGCGATGGACTGGAACGGCGCCGTATTCGATGGCTTGAACTCCTTTCAGAAATTATCCAGCGCGTGGTTCATCGTGGTGAACTCAAGGCACGCCGGGGAAAACTCCGTCGATTGCTCCCTCATCTCCCCTGCTGTGCTCGTCTTCCTCACCGTTATGAT GTACCTTCCCTCTTCCGCATCGTTCACTTCGCCTCGCGAGGATGATTCGAACCCCGAGGGGAAAAACTCGTGGTTGCAAAGCCTAATTTTTCCACAATTATCTTGGATTTTCATCTCCGTAGTTGCAGTATGCATTACAGAGAGGAGGAAGATGTCCGGAGATTCGCTCAACTTTAGCACATTGAACATCGTTTTCGAAGTGACGAG TGGCTATGGAAATGTGGGGTTGTCAACTGGCTACAGTTGCTCAAGGTTGCAAAAGCTCAATCCAGGAGCAAGCTGTGAGGACAAACCCTATTCACTGTCAGGATGGTTCAGTGATGAGGGCAAGCTTATCTTGATCCTTGTCATGCTCTATGGAAGGTTGAAGAAATTCAGTGCAGGATGTGGTAAATCCTGGAAGCTATATTGA
- the LOC122003517 gene encoding transcription factor bHLH35-like isoform X1, translated as MDDMNAEYSLYWETKRLMDLEELESWGFEEAVSGGYYGSSSPEGVSSSAPTTAKNIAMERNRRKKLDDKLYALRSVVPKITKMNKASIIKDAIDYIIQLQDEERQMKADISELESKLKQELASVDDDLAHLENLHFSQRKKKRTASAPSSPSSTPIQVVELTVSEVGEKTILINITCNKKSDTMIKLCELFESLNMKIITANITCLAGSFFYTLFIESDEIGSAQLKEKIETAITELDSPRTMSSILELY; from the exons ATGGACGACATGAATGCCGAATACAGCCTCTACTGGGAAACTAAGCGCTTGATGGATCTCGAAGAGCTCGAGAG TTGGGGGTTTGAGGAGGCCGTGTCCGGTGGCTACTATGGTTCCAGTTCTCCCGAAGGTGTCTCTTCGTCGGCGCCAACCACGGCGAAGAACATTGCCATGGAGAGGAATCGCCGGAAGAAGCTCGACGATAAGCTCTACGCACTCCGAAGCGTCGTTCCCAAGATTACCAag ATGAATAAGGCATCGATCATAAAGGATGCGATCGATTACATTATTCAGCTTCAAGACGAAGAAAGGCAGATGAAAGCTGACATATCCGAGCTCGAGTCAAAACTCAAGCAAGAGTTGGCTTCGGTTGATGACGACCTTGCGCACTTGGAGAATCTGCACTTCTCgcagagaaagaagaaaagaactgCGTCTGCTCCAAGTTCCCCCAGCTCGACACCAATTCAAGTTGTGGAA CTTACAGTGAGTGAAGTGGGGGAGAAGACCATTCTTATAAACATCACCTGCAACAAGAAGAGCGACACCATGATCAAGCTATGCGAGCTTTTTGAGTCTTTAAACATGAAGATCATCACGGCCAACATCACCTGCCTCGCCGGTAGCTTCTTTTATACTCTGTTCATTGAG AGTGATGAAATAGGGAGCGCTCAACTGAAGGAGAAGATTGAAACTGCAATTACAGAACTTGACAGCCCGAGAACAATGAGTTCGATCCTCGAGTTATATTAA
- the LOC122003517 gene encoding transcription factor bHLH35-like isoform X2, whose product MDDMNAEYSLYWETKRLMDLEELESWGFEEAVSGGYYGSSSPEGVSSSAPTTAKNIAMERNRRKKLDDKLYALRSVVPKITKMNKASIIKDAIDYIIQLQDEERQMKADISELESKLKQELASVDDDLAHLENLHFSQRKKKRTASAPSSPSSTPIQVVELTVSEVGEKTILINITCNKKSDTMIKLCELFESLNMKIITANITCLAE is encoded by the exons ATGGACGACATGAATGCCGAATACAGCCTCTACTGGGAAACTAAGCGCTTGATGGATCTCGAAGAGCTCGAGAG TTGGGGGTTTGAGGAGGCCGTGTCCGGTGGCTACTATGGTTCCAGTTCTCCCGAAGGTGTCTCTTCGTCGGCGCCAACCACGGCGAAGAACATTGCCATGGAGAGGAATCGCCGGAAGAAGCTCGACGATAAGCTCTACGCACTCCGAAGCGTCGTTCCCAAGATTACCAag ATGAATAAGGCATCGATCATAAAGGATGCGATCGATTACATTATTCAGCTTCAAGACGAAGAAAGGCAGATGAAAGCTGACATATCCGAGCTCGAGTCAAAACTCAAGCAAGAGTTGGCTTCGGTTGATGACGACCTTGCGCACTTGGAGAATCTGCACTTCTCgcagagaaagaagaaaagaactgCGTCTGCTCCAAGTTCCCCCAGCTCGACACCAATTCAAGTTGTGGAA CTTACAGTGAGTGAAGTGGGGGAGAAGACCATTCTTATAAACATCACCTGCAACAAGAAGAGCGACACCATGATCAAGCTATGCGAGCTTTTTGAGTCTTTAAACATGAAGATCATCACGGCCAACATCACCTGCCTCGCCG AGTGA